A window from Sphingobacterium hotanense encodes these proteins:
- the lepB gene encoding signal peptidase I — MWYIIFAIATIGALYGLWLLYRKAGKQGWEAVVPIYGQYVMAQLVGRPTWWVIWLFVPIVNIFIFYDLYLNFIKAFGKRRFWENAAAVLVPFIVLPMWGKDPNVKYLGLSTTDEFKEKYPYRKSTGREWADAIIFATVAASLIRGFLIEAYMIPTGSMERSLLVGDFLFVSKLNYGPRVPMTPLAFPFAHHTMPVTGGKAYSELIKVPYKRLPGFQDIKRYDVVVFNFPEEIERPIDKRENYIKRCVGLPGDVVSMERARLFVNGEPAFTDPDFQTNYIVETEPNGLNMQRLLDMRIEVDQVNTEPGMGFYVLHMTKEEADQVKSWESVKSFREQVFEPQDASPGASAFPHYKGGVVWNYDNFGPIHVPAKGWTVKLDSLTVPLYEKAIQIHEGNTFEQRGDGYYINNVKADSYTFKMNYFWMMGDNRHNSLDSRGWGFVPEDHIVGKALFTWMSWDKDGTFLSKVRWNRIFKGIE, encoded by the coding sequence ATGTGGTATATCATTTTTGCCATAGCAACAATCGGAGCACTTTATGGGCTTTGGTTGTTATATAGAAAAGCTGGAAAACAAGGTTGGGAAGCCGTAGTGCCAATTTATGGTCAATACGTAATGGCGCAGCTCGTGGGTCGTCCGACCTGGTGGGTGATATGGTTATTCGTCCCGATAGTCAATATCTTCATCTTCTACGATCTATACTTGAACTTCATCAAGGCATTCGGAAAGCGTCGCTTTTGGGAAAATGCCGCGGCAGTGTTAGTTCCTTTTATCGTACTTCCGATGTGGGGAAAAGATCCTAACGTCAAGTATTTAGGTCTATCTACCACCGACGAGTTCAAAGAAAAATATCCATATAGGAAATCAACCGGACGTGAGTGGGCTGATGCCATCATATTCGCGACGGTAGCAGCTTCTTTAATTCGCGGCTTTTTAATTGAAGCCTATATGATTCCGACAGGCTCCATGGAACGTAGTTTACTAGTGGGCGATTTCTTGTTCGTTAGTAAATTAAATTACGGACCTCGCGTCCCAATGACACCTTTGGCTTTTCCGTTTGCACATCACACGATGCCGGTTACTGGTGGTAAAGCATATTCAGAACTTATTAAAGTGCCTTATAAACGTCTTCCGGGTTTCCAAGACATCAAACGTTATGATGTTGTGGTATTCAACTTCCCTGAGGAAATTGAAAGACCGATCGACAAGCGTGAGAATTATATCAAACGCTGTGTTGGTCTGCCGGGCGATGTAGTCTCTATGGAGCGCGCAAGACTTTTTGTCAATGGTGAGCCTGCATTTACTGATCCCGACTTTCAAACGAATTATATTGTAGAAACTGAGCCGAATGGCTTAAATATGCAACGTCTTTTAGATATGCGTATTGAAGTCGATCAAGTAAATACAGAGCCAGGGATGGGATTTTACGTGTTGCACATGACGAAAGAAGAGGCTGATCAAGTGAAGTCTTGGGAAAGCGTGAAAAGCTTTAGAGAGCAAGTCTTCGAGCCTCAGGATGCTAGTCCCGGCGCTTCTGCCTTTCCGCATTATAAAGGCGGTGTCGTTTGGAATTATGATAACTTCGGACCTATTCACGTTCCTGCGAAAGGATGGACCGTAAAGCTGGATAGTTTGACTGTTCCTCTATATGAAAAAGCAATTCAGATTCACGAGGGCAACACCTTCGAACAACGTGGCGATGGATATTATATCAACAACGTGAAAGCCGATTCTTATACCTTTAAGATGAATTACTTTTGGATGATGGGAGATAACAGACATAACTCGTTAGATTCTAGAGGATGGGGATTTGTGCCAGAAGATCATATCGTAGGTAAAGCATTATTTACATGGATGAGCTGGGATAAAGACGGAACATTCTTATCCAAAGTCAGATGGAATAGAATATTTAAAGGTATTGAATAA
- the dapB gene encoding 4-hydroxy-tetrahydrodipicolinate reductase yields MKIVLLGYGKMGQLIERFAMKRGHEVVLIVDERNRDSIEIEDLQDADLAIDFSTPHAALENISLCFEANLPLVVGTTGWYDHLDEVRETCIEADQALLYGSNFSIGVNIFFHINKMLAKAINPYKQYDVQVEEIHHIHKLDAPSGTAITIAEGILENTDAKKNWVNSVEGSGEEVIPKPDELLIESLRIEEVPGTHTVLYSSEVDQIEFKHTAHSREGFALGAVIAAEWLLGKKGFFQVTEMFDFNN; encoded by the coding sequence ATGAAAATTGTTTTATTGGGATACGGCAAAATGGGACAGTTGATTGAGCGCTTTGCAATGAAACGCGGTCATGAAGTTGTTCTTATCGTCGATGAAAGAAATAGAGACAGTATAGAAATCGAAGACCTGCAAGATGCAGATCTAGCAATCGATTTCAGCACTCCGCATGCAGCATTAGAGAATATCAGTCTTTGTTTTGAGGCAAATTTACCCTTGGTTGTAGGAACTACCGGTTGGTATGACCATTTAGATGAAGTTCGTGAGACTTGTATTGAAGCTGATCAGGCTTTATTGTATGGCTCCAACTTTAGCATAGGCGTTAATATATTCTTTCATATTAACAAGATGCTTGCGAAGGCGATCAATCCTTATAAGCAATATGACGTTCAGGTGGAGGAGATACACCATATCCATAAATTGGACGCTCCAAGTGGAACGGCAATTACTATCGCTGAGGGAATCTTAGAAAATACTGATGCTAAGAAGAATTGGGTAAATTCGGTTGAAGGCTCAGGAGAAGAGGTTATTCCGAAGCCAGATGAACTGTTGATTGAGAGTTTGCGTATTGAGGAAGTTCCCGGTACACATACGGTTTTATACAGCTCAGAGGTTGATCAGATAGAATTTAAGCATACAGCACATAGCCGCGAAGGCTTTGCATTGGGCGCGGTTATTGCAGCCGAATGGCTTTTAGGAAAGAAGGGTTTTTTTCAGGTAACTGAAATGTTTGATTTTAATAATTAG
- a CDS encoding DUF5683 domain-containing protein, whose translation MRFTLLLAFLFFFTLSIAQVKDTIPETNKTVKLRDSVDMKAIQDSAKIKEAQDTTKKESRAERKAREKAEKERAKYYYKNIKKDSARLEIEHLSRVAWKRSMILPGWGQYTNKGLWWIKVPIIYGGFVTSYVVFDYWQWYYKEFLAELKYRQEFGTGTDTPLGRWDEAGLIKQKDYTRRNRDLTILVTVGWYGLNIVEAYVDSMLKNRWNVSNDLSLKISPTFLPTYASMPGVGMGPMNGRSLLTPGMKMTFTIK comes from the coding sequence ATGAGATTTACATTGCTACTTGCTTTTCTATTTTTCTTTACTCTAAGCATTGCGCAAGTAAAGGACACCATTCCTGAAACGAATAAAACAGTGAAACTTCGGGATTCGGTGGATATGAAAGCCATCCAAGACTCCGCAAAGATCAAGGAAGCACAAGATACGACCAAAAAGGAGTCTCGTGCTGAGCGGAAGGCTCGTGAAAAAGCAGAGAAGGAAAGAGCAAAGTACTACTACAAGAATATCAAGAAAGACTCTGCTAGGTTAGAGATTGAACACTTATCCCGCGTTGCATGGAAGCGTTCGATGATTCTTCCTGGTTGGGGTCAATATACAAATAAGGGATTATGGTGGATTAAAGTCCCTATAATCTATGGAGGCTTTGTAACCTCCTATGTCGTATTCGATTACTGGCAATGGTATTATAAGGAGTTTCTTGCAGAATTAAAATATAGACAAGAGTTCGGAACCGGAACCGATACCCCGCTCGGACGATGGGATGAGGCAGGATTAATCAAGCAGAAAGATTATACGCGAAGGAACCGTGATTTAACCATCTTAGTGACGGTTGGTTGGTATGGTCTTAATATTGTTGAAGCTTACGTTGATTCAATGTTGAAGAATAGATGGAACGTAAGCAATGACTTGAGCTTAAAGATATCTCCAACCTTCTTGCCAACGTACGCTTCCATGCCTGGTGTGGGAATGGGGCCAATGAACGGAAGAAGCTTGCTGACACCGGGAATGAAAATGACATTTACCATCAAATAA
- a CDS encoding ParB/RepB/Spo0J family partition protein: MAAQQRKTGLGKGLGALLQQENIGVGNTSGNNTSAPKTPSAPAGSINFIQIAQIAINPFQPRTDFDEQALRELSESIEVQGLIQPITVRQVGKNEYQLISGERRLRASKMAGITEIPAYVRTANDQQMLEMALIENIQRENLNAIEIALSFQRMIEECSLKQEELGDRVSKNRSTVTNYLRLLKLPPVIQASIRDGDLSMGHARALINVGEVDKQLFVFQEILEKGLSVRKTEQLVREIQQADEKRRRKPKKTDQLDFQYQKIEDDLASKFATRVKLDLKATKGKGSIVIPFSSEDDLSRILELLDW; this comes from the coding sequence ATGGCAGCACAACAGCGTAAAACGGGTTTGGGTAAGGGATTAGGTGCTTTATTACAGCAAGAAAATATTGGAGTAGGAAATACTTCAGGAAATAATACATCTGCTCCTAAAACACCAAGCGCTCCTGCGGGCAGTATCAATTTTATTCAAATAGCCCAAATCGCAATAAATCCTTTTCAACCGCGAACTGATTTTGATGAGCAAGCATTACGTGAGCTTTCAGAGTCGATCGAAGTTCAGGGCTTAATTCAGCCTATTACCGTTCGCCAAGTAGGGAAAAACGAGTATCAACTTATCTCTGGTGAGCGTAGGTTAAGAGCTTCGAAAATGGCAGGTATCACAGAGATCCCTGCATATGTTCGTACCGCCAATGACCAACAGATGTTGGAAATGGCGTTGATAGAGAACATTCAGCGTGAAAATTTAAATGCAATCGAGATTGCGTTGAGTTTCCAACGTATGATCGAAGAGTGTAGTTTAAAACAAGAAGAGCTTGGTGATCGCGTTTCTAAGAACAGATCTACAGTAACCAACTATCTTCGCCTCTTAAAATTGCCGCCGGTAATTCAAGCCTCTATTCGTGATGGCGATTTATCAATGGGACATGCTCGGGCTTTAATCAATGTCGGGGAAGTTGACAAGCAATTATTTGTCTTCCAAGAGATCCTGGAAAAAGGGCTTTCTGTTCGTAAAACAGAGCAGTTAGTTCGTGAAATCCAGCAAGCTGATGAGAAAAGACGACGCAAGCCGAAGAAGACAGATCAACTAGACTTTCAATACCAAAAAATTGAAGATGATTTAGCGTCTAAATTCGCCACCCGTGTGAAACTAGATCTAAAAGCTACCAAAGGAAAAGGCTCAATTGTCATCCCTTTTTCTTCTGAAGATGATTTAAGCCGAATTTTAGAATTACTAGATTGGTAA
- a CDS encoding ParA family protein: protein MGKIIAIANQKGGVGKTTTSINLAASLSVLEYKTLLVDADPQANSTSGIGFDPRAIKASIYECLVNDLDPREAIQHTDTPNLDLLPAHIDLVGAEIEMINLEEREFKMKRILDEVKDDYDFIIIDCSPSLGLITINALTASNSVIIPVQCEYFALEGLGKLLNTIKIVQNRLNTALEIEGILLTMYDVRLRLSNQVVEEVRTHFHDLVFDTIIQRNTRLSEAPSFGISVIMHDASCKGAINYLNLAREILEKNGLLKENTQTVTV from the coding sequence ATGGGAAAAATTATTGCCATAGCCAATCAAAAAGGAGGAGTCGGGAAAACCACTACCTCTATCAATCTTGCAGCGAGCTTATCCGTTTTAGAATATAAAACACTTTTAGTTGATGCAGATCCACAAGCGAATTCTACTTCTGGTATTGGTTTCGATCCTCGTGCAATTAAAGCTAGTATTTACGAATGTTTGGTTAATGATTTAGACCCTAGAGAGGCTATTCAACATACAGATACTCCAAATTTAGATTTATTACCAGCTCACATAGACTTGGTAGGTGCCGAGATTGAAATGATCAATTTAGAAGAGCGCGAGTTTAAAATGAAGCGTATCTTGGATGAGGTGAAAGATGACTATGACTTTATCATCATCGATTGTTCACCATCCTTAGGGCTTATCACAATTAATGCATTAACAGCTTCAAATTCGGTAATTATCCCGGTTCAATGTGAATACTTTGCATTAGAAGGTTTAGGGAAATTATTAAATACAATCAAAATTGTACAAAATAGATTGAATACCGCGTTAGAAATCGAAGGTATATTATTGACGATGTATGACGTTCGTTTAAGATTATCAAATCAGGTGGTAGAAGAAGTGAGAACACATTTCCACGACTTAGTATTTGATACAATTATCCAACGCAATACGCGTCTGAGCGAAGCGCCAAGCTTCGGTATATCCGTGATTATGCACGATGCCTCATGTAAGGGAGCTATCAACTACCTGAATCTAGCACGTGAGATTTTAGAGAAGAACGGATTGTTAAAAGAAAATACGCAAACAGTAACAGTATAG
- a CDS encoding NADPH-dependent FMN reductase, with translation MNLIISGTNRKRSNSLRVAKFYQQELERRGEEFEILSLEDLPDNLSVTDLYGQRSEEFASIQEKVSAARKFIFIIPEYNGSYPGILKLFVDACSFPSSFYHKKAVLVGLSTGKYGNIRGVDHFTGVCNYLRMHVLPLKIHIPLVQNELNEEGNINDPLTLKFIDEQMEEIAKF, from the coding sequence ATGAATTTAATTATCTCTGGTACAAACCGCAAACGTTCTAACTCCTTAAGAGTCGCAAAATTCTATCAACAAGAGCTTGAGCGACGTGGTGAAGAGTTCGAAATCCTGTCGTTAGAAGACCTTCCAGATAATCTTTCTGTAACAGATCTCTATGGTCAACGCAGCGAAGAATTCGCTTCGATTCAGGAAAAAGTGTCCGCAGCGCGCAAATTCATTTTCATTATCCCCGAATACAACGGAAGCTATCCAGGCATATTAAAACTATTCGTGGATGCCTGTTCATTTCCAAGTTCATTTTACCATAAAAAAGCAGTACTTGTAGGGCTTTCCACCGGAAAATACGGCAATATCCGAGGTGTAGACCATTTTACAGGGGTATGCAACTACTTAAGAATGCATGTGCTTCCTTTGAAAATACATATTCCTCTGGTTCAAAACGAGTTGAATGAAGAGGGAAACATTAATGATCCCCTCACGTTAAAATTCATTGATGAACAGATGGAGGAAATAGCCAAGTTCTAA
- a CDS encoding 3-keto-disaccharide hydrolase, with protein sequence MHKLLSISALLLVVSACTNPNSEEHIFNGKNLDGFHIYNQGKTNSKWKVSDGAILCDPKSDGIFGDLVTDQEFENFELSFEWWVKKGGNSGVFINVKEDTAYAATFATGLEMQLLDNANAEHRHQIDSTHWAGCLYSVECNSQNSKPKPYGEWNTAKIIQNKGIVSFWLNDKLTFQDDINSAAFAKKVANSNMKNYPAFNTFKKGKIAFQNHTDSVGFRNIRIKSL encoded by the coding sequence ATGCACAAACTTTTAAGCATATCCGCGCTCTTATTGGTTGTTTCCGCTTGCACAAATCCCAATAGCGAGGAGCACATATTCAACGGTAAAAACCTAGACGGTTTCCATATTTACAATCAAGGAAAAACGAACTCCAAATGGAAGGTTAGCGATGGCGCTATCCTATGCGACCCTAAATCTGACGGTATCTTTGGGGACCTTGTGACCGATCAAGAATTTGAAAATTTCGAACTCAGCTTTGAGTGGTGGGTGAAAAAAGGCGGCAATAGCGGCGTGTTCATCAATGTGAAAGAAGATACAGCTTATGCTGCTACCTTTGCGACAGGATTGGAGATGCAGCTTTTAGATAATGCAAATGCTGAACATCGACATCAAATCGACTCCACGCATTGGGCCGGATGCCTGTATAGCGTCGAATGCAACTCACAAAACTCAAAGCCTAAGCCCTATGGCGAATGGAACACAGCCAAAATTATCCAGAACAAGGGTATTGTGAGCTTTTGGCTCAATGATAAGCTAACCTTTCAAGATGATATCAACAGCGCTGCTTTCGCGAAGAAAGTTGCGAACAGCAATATGAAAAATTACCCGGCGTTCAACACGTTCAAAAAAGGAAAAATTGCTTTTCAGAACCATACCGATTCTGTAGGATTCAGGAATATTCGCATTAAATCGTTGTAA
- a CDS encoding DUF6686 family protein: MRVNQAQEESSRYKFENSMACNRPTILARNELGFISIPDGSNLIHLCFNNLHINFSADEFIAFRRIVKDLLQEDCRIPFPDGTMRVLLNTPYEGLNFSFNNLELNQLASTLDEAYYMRMIYSYMND; the protein is encoded by the coding sequence ATGCGGGTAAACCAGGCACAAGAAGAATCCTCAAGATATAAATTCGAAAACTCTATGGCCTGCAACAGACCAACTATACTTGCCCGAAACGAACTAGGATTTATTAGTATACCTGATGGCTCCAATTTGATCCACCTCTGCTTTAACAATCTCCATATAAACTTCTCCGCCGACGAATTTATTGCGTTCCGAAGAATTGTGAAAGATCTGCTTCAGGAAGATTGTCGAATCCCTTTCCCCGACGGAACCATGCGCGTCTTATTAAACACGCCCTATGAGGGATTAAATTTCTCGTTCAACAACTTGGAACTAAATCAACTTGCCAGCACGCTCGATGAAGCATACTATATGCGGATGATTTATTCATACATGAACGACTAG
- a CDS encoding ISAon1 family transposase N-terminal region protein gives MHESFNALMPLIIPEGVSDYFEMTHYSKEEKRLDIFLEELNNRPEEYQGQKLISKGFFEPVTLQDFPIRGMQVYLHVKRRRWLNQDTDKVVYRNWELVAKGTRITQDFAAFLKGISGQPGS, from the coding sequence ATGCACGAATCTTTCAACGCGTTAATGCCCTTAATTATTCCCGAAGGAGTTTCCGATTATTTTGAGATGACCCACTATTCCAAAGAAGAAAAAAGACTGGATATCTTTCTGGAGGAACTCAATAATAGACCTGAAGAATATCAAGGCCAGAAGTTGATTTCCAAGGGGTTTTTCGAACCCGTTACCCTTCAAGATTTTCCTATCCGTGGCATGCAGGTCTATCTTCATGTCAAGCGCCGCAGGTGGCTCAATCAGGATACCGATAAAGTAGTCTACAGAAATTGGGAACTAGTAGCCAAAGGGACGCGCATCACACAGGATTTCGCAGCTTTTTTAAAAGGTATCAGCGGACAACCAGGCTCATAG
- a CDS encoding ISAon1 family transposase: protein MSASKLRRYYRNKLSGFQDWEHRENARDGLIFPQNVSGHLSIDETCLSHGELYTVVTNKEARGKKGTIVAILNGTKSENIIPILQKIPQRLRNKVQEITLDLAGNMGLIAKRCFPNAVQVIDRFHVQQLATEALQEIRIKHRWQAIDDENQAIDQARKNKETYFPEVLSNSETIKQLLARSRYLLYKSEHKWTYEQRERAAVLFERYPDIEKAYRLSQELSWIFNTTIDKIYAFTRLAKWADKVEQAGFKSFNTVSRTINIHHKKILNYFDNKSTNASAESFNAKIKAFRSQFRGVGDINFFLFRLTKLFA, encoded by the coding sequence ATATCAGCCAGTAAACTAAGGAGATACTACCGCAATAAACTGAGCGGTTTCCAGGATTGGGAGCATCGCGAAAATGCGCGAGATGGATTGATCTTCCCACAGAATGTCAGCGGCCATCTTTCTATTGACGAGACCTGCCTATCCCATGGCGAGCTCTATACCGTTGTCACCAATAAAGAAGCACGGGGCAAAAAAGGGACTATTGTAGCCATACTGAACGGGACAAAATCAGAGAACATTATCCCGATCCTTCAAAAGATCCCACAGAGATTACGAAATAAAGTTCAAGAGATAACGCTTGATCTAGCCGGTAATATGGGATTGATAGCCAAAAGATGCTTTCCCAATGCTGTTCAGGTAATAGACCGTTTCCATGTTCAGCAACTTGCTACCGAAGCGCTTCAGGAAATAAGGATAAAGCACCGCTGGCAGGCCATTGACGATGAAAATCAGGCAATTGACCAAGCACGAAAGAATAAGGAAACCTATTTTCCGGAAGTCCTATCCAACAGTGAAACCATCAAACAGTTACTTGCAAGAAGCCGATACCTGCTTTATAAAAGTGAACATAAATGGACTTACGAGCAAAGAGAAAGGGCTGCTGTACTCTTTGAGCGATATCCTGATATTGAAAAGGCGTACAGGCTATCCCAAGAACTCTCTTGGATATTCAACACCACCATAGATAAGATCTACGCCTTTACAAGGTTGGCAAAATGGGCGGATAAAGTGGAACAGGCTGGCTTCAAGTCATTCAACACCGTCTCCAGAACCATAAATATCCATCACAAAAAAATATTGAACTACTTCGACAACAAGAGTACAAATGCTTCAGCAGAATCTTTCAATGCAAAGATAAAAGCTTTCAGAAGTCAGTTTAGAGGTGTAGGTGACATCAATTTCTTCCTGTTCAGATTGACCAAATTATTTGCGTAG
- a CDS encoding putative porin, which translates to MSVLSRLLLILVLFALTPKLYAQVEDEFSSALDSARAKEDNKKDSVVFTAKYVRYTNLATMKRFTKTYQLDTSHVNFQYYNKQNLPWNPSINLGSYGLATRDLLFNANKNIGFQSGYSALERYILHPDSVEYFRARARFSELYAVGFFFDDQVFKARIAQNINPNLNIGAEYHASNTDGYYKNQEYSDRKGAIFSWYESPSKRYNLLTNFTFNTVDATENGSVLNDTLFRDNTESSGNPARYPVRLNGQQKDRPYNKWKDLGFFLRQSYYMGRLDTVNKGAPDAEIHPTNLIAHNSSIRQQKFLFFKNEADGNNAFPLASFVEVHDTTKITTISNDFTYSFFLRGKTLKNEARVELGFQNDLIWYADSVLTQMYQNSMVKGNIGYKFSDKVDVNFAAKQILLGRNFGDFLYEAYADVHVNDAIGNLRIGAYTQNQSPAMIYETANLTYHSWADLGLDKVKTQNLNFSYANKKIGFSGKLEYFLINNYTYFTESIDPATNQVISRAITPTQAGNLNLLKLTVGQNFKFRKFHFDNMVVYQKSDAMDVLATPELYTFHSLYYANILYKVMDFRIGADVRFNTPFRTPSYAINAGQFYNDNLGINFSTYPIVDFWLTANIDRVNLFLSYNFANQHVYPKGYYTVRRYPMNPAFLRFGVSWKFYD; encoded by the coding sequence ATGAGTGTACTGAGTAGGTTGTTATTAATATTGGTCTTGTTTGCACTTACACCGAAGCTATATGCGCAGGTGGAAGATGAATTCAGTTCGGCGCTCGATTCAGCGCGAGCCAAAGAAGATAACAAGAAAGATTCCGTAGTTTTTACCGCTAAATACGTCCGCTATACGAATCTGGCGACGATGAAGCGTTTCACTAAGACCTACCAGTTAGATACTTCTCATGTTAATTTTCAATATTATAATAAGCAGAATCTGCCTTGGAATCCGAGTATCAACCTGGGTTCCTATGGTTTAGCGACACGCGACCTCCTGTTCAATGCGAATAAGAATATTGGTTTTCAGTCTGGATATAGTGCGTTAGAACGCTATATTCTTCATCCTGATTCTGTGGAGTACTTTCGTGCGAGAGCGCGGTTCTCAGAACTCTATGCTGTCGGATTTTTCTTTGACGATCAGGTATTTAAGGCCCGGATAGCACAGAACATTAATCCAAATCTCAATATTGGAGCGGAGTACCACGCGAGCAATACCGATGGTTATTACAAAAATCAAGAGTATAGCGATCGGAAAGGAGCTATCTTCTCTTGGTATGAGTCGCCAAGCAAGCGCTATAACTTACTGACGAACTTTACTTTTAATACGGTCGACGCAACGGAGAACGGCTCGGTATTGAACGATACTTTGTTTCGGGATAATACGGAAAGTTCAGGAAATCCGGCACGTTATCCTGTTCGATTGAATGGTCAGCAAAAAGACCGCCCTTACAATAAGTGGAAAGATTTGGGCTTTTTCCTGCGTCAGTCTTACTACATGGGTCGTTTGGATACCGTGAATAAGGGTGCGCCGGATGCGGAAATTCATCCGACGAATTTGATCGCGCATAACTCCAGTATCAGGCAACAGAAATTCTTATTCTTCAAGAACGAAGCGGATGGGAATAATGCTTTCCCGCTGGCGAGTTTCGTTGAAGTGCATGACACGACGAAAATTACGACGATCTCCAATGATTTTACCTATAGCTTCTTCCTTCGTGGTAAAACGTTGAAAAACGAAGCACGGGTGGAATTGGGATTCCAGAACGATTTGATCTGGTATGCGGATAGTGTACTTACTCAGATGTATCAAAATAGTATGGTGAAAGGAAACATCGGTTATAAGTTCAGTGACAAGGTCGATGTCAATTTTGCTGCTAAGCAGATCCTCTTGGGTCGAAACTTTGGCGACTTCCTATATGAGGCTTACGCAGACGTACATGTGAATGATGCGATCGGGAATTTGCGTATTGGCGCTTATACACAAAATCAGTCTCCAGCGATGATTTATGAGACGGCTAACCTGACGTACCACTCTTGGGCAGATCTTGGCTTAGATAAGGTAAAAACGCAGAATCTGAACTTCTCTTATGCGAATAAGAAGATTGGCTTCAGTGGTAAGTTAGAATACTTCCTGATCAATAATTATACATACTTCACCGAGAGTATCGACCCGGCAACTAATCAGGTCATCTCACGAGCGATTACTCCAACACAGGCTGGTAATCTAAACCTTTTGAAACTTACAGTAGGTCAGAATTTCAAATTCCGTAAATTCCATTTTGATAATATGGTGGTTTATCAGAAGTCGGACGCAATGGATGTGTTGGCTACACCGGAGTTGTATACTTTCCATAGCCTCTACTACGCAAATATTTTGTACAAGGTGATGGACTTCCGGATCGGTGCTGATGTTCGCTTTAATACACCTTTCCGTACACCTTCTTACGCGATTAATGCGGGACAGTTCTACAATGATAATCTAGGAATCAATTTCTCGACGTATCCTATTGTTGATTTTTGGCTTACCGCTAATATTGATCGTGTAAACTTATTCTTGAGTTATAATTTTGCGAACCAACATGTTTATCCGAAAGGATACTACACCGTTCGTCGTTATCCAATGAATCCGGCATTCCTTCGTTTTGGGGTTTCCTGGAAATTCTACGATTAA
- a CDS encoding purine-nucleoside phosphorylase, with amino-acid sequence MYHLIDESIHSIRRKIGDFAPEFGIILGTGLGKLVNEIEVEHQMMYSNIPNFPISTVEFHTGKLIFGTLNGRRVVAMQGRLHYYEGYNMQEITFPVRVMKALGISKLFVSNASGSLNPAIKKGDIGIIEDHINLLPDNPLRGSNDEDLGPRFPDMSQPYDKGMIKQGMEIANKLGVTAHEVVYVSAPGPNLETRAEYRYMRIIGGDIVGMSTVPEVIVANHMSLPVFAISVITDEGFHSDLKPVSLKEIVEVATEAEPKMTSILKELIALQ; translated from the coding sequence ATGTATCATTTAATCGACGAATCTATCCACTCTATACGCCGTAAAATCGGCGATTTCGCTCCTGAATTTGGAATTATATTAGGCACAGGTCTAGGCAAGCTGGTCAATGAGATCGAGGTTGAACATCAGATGATGTATTCTAATATTCCCAATTTTCCTATATCTACAGTCGAATTTCATACGGGCAAGTTAATTTTTGGCACCCTGAATGGTCGCCGTGTCGTAGCGATGCAAGGTCGCCTACATTATTATGAAGGCTATAATATGCAGGAAATTACTTTTCCGGTGCGTGTAATGAAGGCTTTGGGGATCAGTAAGCTGTTTGTTTCGAATGCATCGGGCTCTTTGAATCCAGCGATCAAAAAGGGTGATATCGGTATAATCGAAGATCATATCAATTTACTACCGGACAACCCCTTGCGAGGATCGAACGATGAAGATCTGGGGCCGCGTTTCCCGGATATGAGTCAACCTTATGATAAAGGAATGATCAAGCAGGGGATGGAGATTGCGAATAAGTTAGGCGTGACAGCACATGAGGTTGTGTATGTCTCTGCACCAGGTCCAAACTTGGAGACTAGAGCGGAATATCGTTACATGCGTATAATCGGTGGGGATATTGTGGGGATGAGTACAGTACCTGAGGTGATTGTTGCCAATCATATGAGCCTTCCTGTCTTTGCCATTTCGGTGATTACCGACGAAGGTTTCCACAGTGATTTAAAACCAGTTTCGTTAAAAGAGATTGTGGAAGTGGCGACCGAGGCAGAGCCGAAGATGACAAGTATTTTAAAAGAATTGATTGCATTGCAATAA